A stretch of Gemmatimonadaceae bacterium DNA encodes these proteins:
- a CDS encoding Stp1/IreP family PP2C-type Ser/Thr phosphatase, with the protein MSAGDFANTTIGHYRLLDFIGAGGMGEVYRAAHVRTGEIVAVKLLLNAQGADMLQRFRNEARIHAALRHPNIAAMREFIESDDAPAIAMEYIEGDSLESRIRQRGGLSPREALPLFAAIVDAVGYMHQRGVLHRDIKSSNVKIARDGSPRLLDFGIAKSAQSPKLTAAGAVIGTWHYLSPEQLRSGIAESRSDLWALGVLLYEMLTGRLPFDGGGVAQLTERILAADYSPASRSHRSVSPAVDRIIAQCLTVRLEARYQTASAILSDLQSISAPTVTPAAAPRAPARAMLPVPLPLSPMLASFRARAAAWGIKPERREQLQMLSRQHASTVTVVLGLATVVGLFAYSLTPRDIKHSDADTLVGRDTVAVVPGPVELVVPPTVFDYSPTPVTDSQTVSVKTLELPAEVWIEGRKVGTTPFTVTRQIGSEVQLILKRPGYRDSLVKFPVLIGKPEYSYQLERVVHENLPEDGATPLAREAPPKAPAVPAQSPLDAPPLALAGAALFFRRLFGGNGSSGAPAIKSTQELTAVDASGARPVLRSESGIATDTGCVRTGNEDAIRVIRPDAPDQLASVGVLAVVCDGMGGHEGGEVASRLAIDAIEQHFREDAKDPAASLARAVEKANRTVYDASQQDEKLKGMGTTCTALLVKGDQAYCAHVGDSRLYLVRDRDIFLMTEDHSEVMELVRRGIISREEARHHPDKNVILRALGVRRDVQVTSWPQPFGVRANDRFLICSDGLYDLVEDADILGAVLSYGTQEACDRLVSLARDHGGFDNISVAVLAMSASSNGSAPVKATRVVEVTP; encoded by the coding sequence ATGTCCGCCGGCGACTTCGCGAACACGACAATCGGACACTACCGGCTCCTGGACTTCATCGGCGCCGGTGGCATGGGCGAGGTGTATCGCGCCGCGCACGTGCGAACCGGGGAGATCGTGGCCGTCAAGCTGCTCCTCAACGCGCAGGGAGCGGACATGCTGCAACGCTTCCGGAACGAAGCGCGCATTCATGCCGCGTTGCGGCATCCGAACATTGCCGCGATGCGGGAGTTCATCGAGTCCGACGACGCGCCGGCCATCGCCATGGAGTACATCGAAGGCGATTCACTGGAAAGTCGTATCCGACAGCGCGGTGGACTTTCGCCCCGTGAGGCACTTCCGCTGTTTGCGGCCATCGTTGATGCCGTGGGTTACATGCATCAGCGTGGCGTCCTGCATCGCGACATCAAGTCGTCCAACGTGAAGATTGCGCGCGACGGATCGCCGCGATTGCTGGATTTCGGCATCGCGAAGTCAGCCCAGAGCCCCAAGCTGACGGCCGCTGGTGCCGTCATCGGCACGTGGCACTACTTGTCTCCGGAACAGTTGCGGAGCGGCATCGCCGAGTCCCGCTCTGATCTGTGGGCGCTGGGGGTGTTGCTCTACGAGATGCTGACCGGGCGCCTGCCGTTTGATGGTGGCGGCGTGGCGCAGCTCACGGAACGGATACTCGCCGCCGACTACTCGCCGGCATCGCGGTCGCATCGCAGCGTCTCGCCCGCCGTGGACCGCATCATTGCCCAGTGCCTGACGGTGCGACTGGAAGCGCGCTACCAGACGGCCAGTGCCATCCTGAGTGACCTGCAGTCGATCAGCGCGCCAACGGTGACGCCGGCTGCGGCACCACGTGCGCCCGCGCGGGCGATGTTGCCGGTGCCCCTGCCCCTGTCGCCGATGCTCGCATCGTTTCGCGCCAGGGCGGCGGCGTGGGGCATCAAACCGGAGCGTCGTGAACAGCTCCAAATGTTGTCACGGCAGCATGCGTCGACCGTGACCGTCGTGCTGGGACTGGCCACGGTGGTCGGTCTGTTCGCGTATAGCCTGACGCCGCGCGACATCAAGCACTCGGATGCCGACACGTTGGTTGGCCGTGACACGGTGGCCGTGGTGCCTGGCCCGGTGGAGTTGGTCGTGCCTCCCACCGTGTTCGACTATTCGCCCACCCCGGTCACCGACAGCCAGACCGTTTCGGTGAAAACACTTGAGCTGCCGGCGGAGGTGTGGATTGAAGGGCGGAAAGTTGGTACGACGCCTTTTACTGTGACCCGGCAGATCGGGAGCGAAGTGCAGCTGATTCTCAAACGTCCCGGCTACCGCGATTCACTGGTGAAATTTCCCGTGCTGATTGGCAAGCCGGAGTACTCCTACCAACTCGAGCGTGTCGTGCACGAAAACCTGCCGGAGGACGGAGCGACTCCGTTGGCACGCGAGGCCCCGCCAAAAGCGCCCGCGGTTCCCGCCCAATCACCTCTCGACGCGCCCCCGTTGGCCTTGGCCGGCGCCGCGCTGTTCTTTCGCCGCTTGTTTGGCGGCAACGGTTCATCGGGCGCACCCGCGATCAAGTCCACGCAGGAGTTGACGGCCGTTGATGCGTCCGGCGCCCGCCCGGTGCTGCGCAGCGAATCCGGTATTGCCACTGATACCGGGTGCGTGCGGACCGGTAACGAAGACGCCATTCGCGTGATTCGGCCCGACGCACCGGACCAGCTGGCGAGCGTGGGCGTGCTGGCCGTGGTGTGCGACGGCATGGGTGGACATGAGGGTGGTGAAGTGGCGAGTCGCCTGGCGATTGACGCCATCGAGCAACATTTCCGCGAGGACGCCAAGGATCCGGCGGCATCATTGGCGCGCGCAGTCGAAAAGGCCAATCGCACCGTCTACGACGCATCCCAGCAGGATGAAAAACTGAAAGGGATGGGCACCACGTGCACCGCCTTGCTGGTGAAGGGTGACCAGGCCTACTGCGCGCACGTTGGCGATTCCCGACTGTACCTGGTGCGGGACCGCGACATTTTTCTGATGACCGAGGATCACTCGGAAGTGATGGAACTGGTGCGGCGCGGGATCATCAGCCGCGAGGAAGCACGTCATCATCCTGACAAGAACGTCATTCTGCGCGCGCTCGGCGTGCGACGCGATGTCCAGGTCACCAGTTGGCCGCAGCCGTTTGGCGTGCGCGCCAACGACCGCTTCCTCATCTGTTCGGACGGATTGTACGACCTGGTGGAGGACGCCGACATCCTTGGGGCCGTGCTGTCGTACGGCACGCAGGAGGCGTGCGATCGACTGGTGTCGCTCGCCCGCGACCATGGTGGGTTTGACAACATTTCCGTCGCGGTACTGGCCATGAGCGCCTCGTCCAACGGGAGCGCTCCGGTGAAAGCCACTCGGGTCGTTGAGGTGACGCCGTGA
- a CDS encoding trypsin-like peptidase domain-containing protein — translation MERVILRHLKGSKASQVEEFPLQGFAELVLGRDPNSGVRFDPEKDDLVGRQHARIARDPNDPHRFTVSDLNTRNGTYLNKLRVVGTMPVQPGDIIQLGAGGPELQFDIDPLPAQYVKATRMAVGSPVGGVNETRVGATAMGGGGAAATAGAGATSNAPIGGSAKGANQVGKATVERMIGQTKQEGRKHTIMVGVAALVLVAAVGAYSVKRTNDAEAAAADSLKGLAGSTARARDLGKMLTPAEVAAQFGGATVQIDMAWNLIYAPTGAQVYHETVANQYTAKNGRKTAIIPGGEARLKAYVRVDGGALEPSLTMSAGDGAERIAENGHGSGFVVTADGFILTNRHVAAGWRAPFGLGDQPGVLLQDGKIALDEQGAPIVVNPPGDYIPSETKQYGPKRETDVFKGRQEYIFVRFPKNTTPMEAQVTRVSDIHDVALIKISNPGPVPAVTLHDSYDATKVGDEVIVMGYPGLSNEVRAVFKSRDMFNRDAQSRVVPDPTLSVGNIGKIIRAADGPVDQVLQTYSPNGDTYQLTISSTGSGNSGGPMFDAYGRVIGLFFASRAGSGNQRITFAVPIRYGMQLMSVTGNVK, via the coding sequence ATGGAACGCGTCATCCTGCGTCATCTGAAGGGGTCGAAGGCCAGCCAGGTGGAGGAGTTTCCACTCCAGGGCTTCGCCGAACTCGTGCTTGGACGGGATCCCAACTCCGGCGTTCGGTTTGATCCTGAAAAGGATGATCTCGTTGGCCGACAGCACGCGCGGATTGCTCGCGACCCGAATGACCCGCACCGTTTCACCGTTTCGGATCTCAACACGCGCAACGGGACGTATCTCAACAAGCTGCGCGTCGTTGGTACGATGCCGGTGCAACCGGGCGACATCATTCAGCTGGGTGCGGGCGGCCCGGAGCTGCAGTTCGATATCGATCCGCTCCCGGCGCAATATGTGAAGGCCACCCGTATGGCGGTGGGATCACCGGTGGGTGGCGTCAACGAAACGCGTGTCGGCGCCACGGCGATGGGCGGTGGCGGCGCAGCGGCCACGGCCGGCGCCGGTGCCACGTCAAACGCACCGATTGGCGGCTCGGCCAAGGGAGCCAATCAGGTTGGCAAGGCCACCGTGGAGCGCATGATTGGCCAGACCAAACAGGAAGGCCGCAAGCACACCATCATGGTAGGTGTCGCGGCATTGGTATTGGTGGCGGCGGTTGGCGCCTACTCCGTGAAGCGGACCAATGATGCGGAAGCGGCAGCGGCGGATTCCCTGAAGGGTCTCGCCGGCAGCACCGCGCGTGCGCGTGATCTTGGCAAGATGCTGACGCCGGCCGAAGTCGCCGCGCAGTTTGGTGGTGCAACGGTGCAGATCGACATGGCCTGGAATCTCATCTACGCGCCAACGGGTGCGCAGGTGTACCACGAGACCGTGGCCAACCAGTACACCGCGAAGAACGGGCGGAAGACGGCCATCATTCCGGGCGGTGAAGCCCGTCTCAAAGCGTATGTGCGGGTTGATGGCGGCGCGCTGGAACCGTCCCTCACCATGAGTGCCGGCGATGGCGCCGAACGGATCGCGGAGAACGGGCACGGCTCCGGCTTTGTGGTGACTGCGGACGGGTTCATTCTCACCAATCGGCATGTCGCGGCCGGCTGGCGCGCACCATTCGGACTCGGCGATCAACCGGGAGTGTTGCTGCAGGACGGCAAGATCGCGCTTGACGAACAGGGAGCACCCATCGTCGTGAATCCGCCCGGCGACTACATTCCCTCGGAAACCAAGCAGTACGGTCCCAAGCGCGAAACGGACGTATTCAAGGGACGGCAGGAGTACATCTTCGTGCGCTTCCCGAAGAACACGACGCCGATGGAAGCGCAGGTGACACGCGTGTCGGATATCCACGACGTCGCGCTGATCAAGATCAGCAATCCCGGCCCGGTGCCCGCGGTCACGCTGCATGACAGCTACGACGCCACCAAGGTGGGCGATGAAGTCATTGTCATGGGCTATCCGGGCCTGTCCAACGAAGTGCGGGCCGTGTTCAAGTCGCGCGACATGTTCAATCGCGACGCGCAGAGCCGCGTGGTTCCCGATCCCACGCTGTCCGTGGGGAACATCGGCAAGATCATTCGGGCCGCCGACGGACCGGTGGATCAGGTGCTGCAGACCTACTCGCCCAACGGGGACACGTACCAGCTGACGATTTCTTCCACCGGTTCCGGGAACAGTGGCGGCCCGATGTTCGATGCCTATGGCCGTGTCATCGGGCTCTTCTTCGCGTCGCGAGCCGGCTCGGGAAATCAACGGATCACGTTTGCGGTGCCGATCCGCTACGGCATGCAGTTGATGTCGGTGACCGGCAACGTCAAGTAG
- a CDS encoding outer membrane beta-barrel protein, protein MLRRSATVILSLCAAVAASAPLSAQSAHRWSLQASGLYVGVYGDAYTGLSNGAGFEAQVRYNPSAFSLGVGYQSSVHDLNVQGFKTVDLSGPFVEPRFVLDIGSDRAAPYLAARVAYLTQQADITDLGDTYTLTANGTQINGGGGVLVRMTPRVNLDIGATFGAINFEDVVVTNSAGATVTVNGSSGSGKNLVLRFGVSIGLGK, encoded by the coding sequence ATGCTTCGTCGTTCTGCGACCGTTATCCTGTCGCTCTGCGCCGCCGTTGCGGCCTCGGCGCCCTTGTCGGCCCAGTCCGCCCATCGCTGGTCGCTACAGGCGTCCGGACTGTACGTGGGGGTGTACGGCGACGCATATACGGGACTCTCCAATGGAGCCGGCTTCGAGGCGCAGGTGCGCTACAATCCCAGTGCGTTCTCGCTTGGCGTCGGCTACCAGTCCTCGGTGCACGATCTCAACGTGCAGGGCTTCAAGACGGTCGACTTGTCCGGACCGTTTGTCGAGCCGCGCTTTGTGCTGGATATCGGCAGTGACCGCGCCGCGCCGTATCTCGCGGCCCGTGTGGCGTACCTCACGCAGCAGGCGGACATCACGGATCTGGGCGACACCTACACGTTGACGGCCAACGGCACGCAGATCAACGGCGGAGGCGGCGTGCTGGTGCGGATGACGCCACGCGTGAACCTCGATATCGGCGCGACGTTCGGCGCGATCAACTTCGAAGACGTGGTGGTGACCAACTCGGCCGGCGCCACGGTGACCGTGAACGGCTCATCCGGCAGCGGCAAGAATCTGGTGCTGCGGTTCGGCGTGTCGATCGGGCTCGGGAAGTAG
- a CDS encoding cation transporter, whose protein sequence is MPAHHHHSHAPANYGRTFAIGVSLNVAFVLVEALMGWRVHSLALVADAGHNLGDVGGLLLAWAGLAVGTLRSNERRTYGWRRASILASFANAVILLMVMGSLALAAVQRLRTPAPMEGGVVMLVAGVGVLVNAVTAWLFMAGSRSDLNLRGAYLHMAADALVSVGVVLAGALYVWRGWMWIDPVVTFAIVLVIVVGTWSLFRQSLHLLFDGVPETIDLRDVDRYLCSLPGVESVHDLHVWATGTSSTALTAHLVMPAGYPGSAFIVAASKALHDQFEIIHPTLQIETELLDDDCCKPLTSPSPH, encoded by the coding sequence ATGCCTGCTCACCATCACCACTCGCATGCACCGGCCAACTACGGTCGGACCTTCGCCATTGGCGTATCACTCAATGTCGCGTTCGTGCTGGTGGAAGCCCTCATGGGCTGGCGCGTGCATTCGCTGGCGCTGGTCGCCGATGCGGGACATAACCTCGGCGACGTGGGCGGCTTGCTGCTGGCGTGGGCCGGGCTTGCCGTCGGCACGCTGCGCTCAAACGAGCGGCGTACGTACGGTTGGCGACGGGCATCGATTCTTGCCAGTTTCGCCAATGCCGTGATCCTGTTGATGGTGATGGGCTCGTTGGCGCTGGCTGCCGTGCAGCGACTGCGCACGCCCGCGCCGATGGAAGGCGGTGTGGTCATGCTGGTGGCCGGTGTGGGCGTCTTGGTGAATGCCGTGACGGCCTGGTTGTTCATGGCGGGCAGTCGCTCCGATCTCAACCTGCGGGGGGCCTATCTGCACATGGCCGCCGACGCGCTGGTTTCGGTGGGTGTTGTGCTGGCCGGCGCACTTTATGTCTGGCGCGGATGGATGTGGATCGATCCGGTCGTAACGTTTGCCATCGTGCTCGTGATTGTCGTTGGCACGTGGTCATTGTTCCGTCAATCACTCCATTTGTTGTTTGACGGCGTGCCGGAAACAATCGACCTGCGCGACGTGGATCGGTATCTGTGCTCGCTGCCCGGTGTCGAAAGTGTTCACGACTTGCATGTGTGGGCGACTGGCACCTCGAGTACGGCGCTCACGGCGCATCTGGTCATGCCGGCCGGATATCCAGGGTCCGCATTTATCGTGGCGGCCTCCAAGGCGCTCCATGATCAATTCGAAATCATCCACCCGACGCTGCAGATCGAAACCGAATTGCTGGATGACGATTGCTGCAAGCCGCTGACATCGCCGTCACCACACTGA
- a CDS encoding aminotransferase class V-fold PLP-dependent enzyme: MSNAPNAIPDLEQYFAPFRANTIGDDLTFLTPYGEQRLVYADWTASGRLYRPIESALREHFGPFVGNTHSESSVTGSAMTIAYHEAHARLKRHVNAGPDDLVLTSGSGMTGVVNKLQRLLGLKAPQGLRHFIALPPAERPVVFVTHLEHHSNHTSWYETIADVVVVPPDASGTVDLSALEAQLHTYRDRAVKIGAFSACSNVTGVFTPYYEMARLMRRAGGISIIDFAASAPYVTIDMHPAGDPEAALDAVLFSPHKFLGGPGASGVMVFTRALYHNTVPDEAGGGTVAWTNPWGQYAFLDDVEAREDAGTPGFLQAIKAALAVDLKDAMTVEAMQRREAQIVPYAMDRLQSIPGVHVLAPAVRHRLAMLSFWTEGLHYNLVVRLLNDRFGVQARGGCSCAGTYGHFLLHVDPSRSKAITDRIDRGDLSEKPGWVRLSFHPSTTMADIDHALDAVESVMRHGAAWAADYAYSNVTNEYRHRDGDAALRARVAGWYAAALT; encoded by the coding sequence ATGTCGAACGCGCCCAACGCCATTCCAGATCTCGAGCAGTACTTCGCGCCGTTCCGCGCCAACACGATCGGCGACGACCTCACCTTTCTGACGCCCTATGGTGAGCAGCGACTCGTGTACGCCGACTGGACTGCCAGCGGCCGCCTGTATCGGCCAATCGAATCGGCGCTGCGCGAGCACTTCGGGCCGTTCGTGGGGAACACGCACAGCGAGTCGTCGGTGACTGGTTCGGCGATGACCATTGCGTATCATGAGGCGCACGCGCGGCTCAAGCGGCATGTCAACGCCGGACCCGACGACCTTGTGCTCACCAGTGGCTCGGGGATGACGGGTGTGGTGAACAAGCTGCAGCGTCTTCTGGGACTCAAGGCGCCGCAGGGATTACGTCACTTCATCGCGTTGCCGCCCGCCGAGCGGCCGGTGGTGTTCGTGACGCATCTCGAGCATCACTCCAATCACACGTCGTGGTACGAGACCATCGCCGACGTGGTGGTGGTACCACCCGACGCGTCGGGCACGGTGGATCTTTCTGCCCTCGAAGCGCAGTTGCACACGTATCGGGACCGGGCTGTCAAGATTGGTGCCTTCAGCGCCTGCTCGAATGTGACCGGGGTCTTCACGCCGTACTACGAGATGGCGCGACTCATGCGCCGGGCCGGCGGGATCTCGATCATCGATTTCGCGGCCTCCGCGCCCTACGTGACGATCGACATGCATCCGGCTGGTGATCCGGAGGCCGCGCTCGACGCCGTGCTCTTTTCACCGCACAAGTTCCTGGGTGGACCGGGTGCCTCGGGCGTCATGGTCTTCACGCGGGCGCTGTACCACAACACCGTTCCGGATGAAGCGGGCGGCGGCACGGTGGCGTGGACGAATCCGTGGGGACAGTATGCCTTTCTCGACGATGTCGAGGCGCGCGAGGATGCCGGCACGCCGGGGTTCCTGCAGGCCATCAAGGCGGCGCTCGCGGTGGACCTGAAGGACGCGATGACCGTGGAGGCGATGCAACGGCGAGAGGCGCAGATTGTGCCGTACGCCATGGATCGGTTGCAGTCGATCCCCGGCGTGCATGTGCTCGCGCCTGCGGTGCGACACCGCCTCGCGATGCTGTCGTTCTGGACCGAGGGACTGCACTACAATCTCGTGGTGCGCCTGCTCAACGACCGCTTTGGCGTGCAGGCACGTGGCGGATGCTCATGCGCCGGGACCTACGGCCACTTCCTGTTGCACGTGGATCCGTCGCGCTCGAAAGCGATCACCGACCGTATTGACCGCGGTGATCTCTCGGAGAAGCCGGGCTGGGTGCGGCTCTCATTCCATCCAAGCACCACGATGGCCGATATCGACCATGCGCTCGATGCCGTCGAGTCCGTGATGCGACATGGGGCCGCGTGGGCGGCCGACTATGCGTACTCGAACGTCACGAACGAGTATCGGCACCGTGATGGCGATGCGGCGCTGCGTGCAAGGGTGGCCGGATGGTATGCGGCCGCGCTGACCTGA
- a CDS encoding metallophosphoesterase family protein, with the protein MRYALISDIHANLQALDAVLADIDARGDTNATYHLGDLVGYSSNPNEVVARLKVRGIHGIAGNYDSTVATDYKHCGCRSETPRQEELAHLSYEYTRGTVTPETKRYLGSLPFSLDVRPLGGHAAGPRLVLVHGTPTLNTVYWTADRADDFCLKMAAGMGLTRGDVMACGHTHKPWHREVEGIHFINTGSVGRPKDGDWRAGYVRLELGGAAPRVEFVRVPYDVAATAQGVIAAGLPEEFAEFLRTGGKPPSNAE; encoded by the coding sequence ATGCGCTACGCGCTGATCTCCGACATTCATGCGAATCTGCAGGCGCTGGATGCCGTGCTGGCCGACATTGATGCGCGCGGGGATACCAACGCGACGTATCACCTGGGCGATCTGGTGGGATACTCCAGTAACCCCAATGAGGTCGTCGCGCGACTGAAGGTGCGTGGCATACACGGTATCGCTGGCAACTATGACTCCACTGTTGCGACGGACTACAAACACTGCGGTTGCCGGAGTGAGACGCCGCGTCAGGAAGAACTCGCGCACCTCAGCTACGAGTACACGCGCGGCACCGTAACGCCCGAAACCAAACGGTATCTTGGCAGCCTGCCATTCTCGCTCGACGTGCGTCCCCTGGGTGGACATGCGGCCGGACCCCGATTGGTGTTGGTACACGGCACCCCAACGCTCAATACCGTCTACTGGACCGCCGATCGCGCCGACGACTTCTGTCTCAAGATGGCGGCCGGTATGGGGCTCACACGCGGCGACGTGATGGCGTGTGGCCATACGCACAAGCCGTGGCACCGCGAGGTGGAGGGGATCCACTTCATCAACACCGGCAGCGTGGGACGCCCCAAGGACGGCGATTGGCGCGCCGGCTACGTGCGGCTTGAACTGGGCGGTGCGGCGCCACGCGTGGAGTTCGTACGAGTCCCCTACGATGTGGCGGCCACTGCGCAAGGAGTGATTGCCGCAGGACTTCCCGAGGAGTTTGCCGAATTCCTGCGCACCGGTGGAAAGCCGCCCAGCAACGCTGAATAG
- the arsB gene encoding ACR3 family arsenite efflux transporter, translating to MTDDSDAPILKRLSTLDRFLPVWIFAAMALGLLLGRVYPDLGAALDRVQLAGVSVPIAIGLLWMMYPVLAKVRYETIGQHIGNTRLLGTSLVLNWVIGPIVMLALAWIFLPDLPAYRNGLVLIGLARCIAMVLIWNSLACGSGELAAVLVALNSVFQILTYSVLGWLFLTVIPGWFGADTATLHVSMGEIARSVGIFLGVPLVAGYLTRKTLVASKGAAWYDGVFMPRFGPTALFGLLYTIVLMFAMQGNRILSLPLDVVRIAMPMLVYFGVMFGLAFWLSRRLGFDYDTTASLSFTAAGNNFELAIAVAVATFGIASGEALAAVIGPLIEVPALVGLVYVSLWARRRYFPSPATLRPRRTA from the coding sequence ATGACTGATGACTCCGACGCACCAATCCTCAAGCGCCTCTCGACACTCGACCGCTTCCTGCCGGTATGGATTTTCGCGGCGATGGCGCTCGGACTGCTGCTGGGTCGCGTGTATCCTGACCTGGGCGCGGCGCTGGATCGCGTACAGCTGGCCGGCGTGTCGGTACCCATCGCGATTGGCTTGCTGTGGATGATGTACCCGGTGCTGGCCAAGGTGCGATACGAAACCATCGGGCAGCACATTGGCAACACCCGGTTGCTGGGCACCTCGCTGGTGCTCAACTGGGTCATCGGTCCCATCGTGATGCTGGCACTGGCGTGGATATTCTTGCCCGACCTGCCGGCCTATCGCAATGGGCTTGTGCTCATCGGGCTTGCCCGATGCATTGCCATGGTGCTGATCTGGAACTCGCTGGCCTGCGGATCGGGCGAACTGGCGGCAGTGCTCGTGGCGCTCAACTCGGTGTTTCAGATTCTGACGTATTCGGTGCTCGGATGGTTGTTCCTGACGGTGATTCCCGGCTGGTTTGGCGCCGATACGGCCACGCTGCATGTCTCCATGGGCGAGATCGCGCGCAGTGTCGGTATCTTCCTCGGTGTGCCGCTGGTCGCGGGGTATCTCACGCGCAAGACGTTGGTGGCGTCGAAAGGCGCCGCGTGGTACGACGGCGTGTTCATGCCGAGGTTCGGTCCCACCGCGCTGTTCGGATTGCTATATACCATCGTGCTGATGTTCGCCATGCAGGGGAATCGCATTCTCTCGCTGCCGCTGGACGTGGTGCGCATCGCGATGCCCATGCTGGTGTACTTTGGCGTGATGTTCGGACTGGCTTTCTGGTTGTCACGTCGGCTGGGATTCGACTACGACACCACGGCATCGCTGTCGTTCACGGCGGCGGGCAACAACTTTGAACTGGCCATTGCCGTGGCGGTCGCGACCTTTGGCATTGCGTCGGGCGAGGCGTTGGCGGCTGTGATCGGGCCACTCATTGAAGTGCCCGCCCTGGTAGGACTGGTGTACGTCTCATTGTGGGCACGGCGACGCTACTTCCCGTCGCCGGCAACGCTCCGACCGCGGAGGACGGCCTGA